The DNA segment GCATCCCAACGCGGTCTACGGCGGCTGCGGCGTTCTGCGCGACGACGAGCGCCATCGGGTCTGCCAGCCCTATGTCTTCCGCCGCAGAGATGCAGAGGCGGCGCGTGATGAAGCGTATGTCGTCTCCGCCTTCGAGCATCCGGGCCAGCCAGTATAGCGCGGCGTCCGGGTCTGAGCCGCGTATGCTTTTTATCAATGCGGAGATGACCGCGTAGTGGTCGTTTGAGTTTCTGTCGTAGCGTTGGGTGGCGGAGCCTACGCTTTCGCGCAGTATCTCTTCCGAAAGCAGCGAGCCGCCGCCCATCGCGGCGGCGGTGACGGCGGTTTCAAGGCGAGTAAGCGCCTGGCGCGCGTCGCCTCCGGCAAGCGCCGCTATTTTTTCTATTATGCCCTCCTGCGCTGTGACGCCGAGGCGTCCGAGGCCGCGGTCTTCGTCGGTCATGGCCCTTGTCAGCAGCGCCGCAAGCTCCTCCGTCTTTAGAGGCTCCAGCGTGTAGACTATCATTCGTGAAAGCAGCGTCTTGTTTATTTCAAACCACGGATTTTCGGTGGTAGTTCCGACGAGTATCAGGTCCCCTGTCTCCACGGAGGGCAAAAGCACGTTCTGTTGTTTGCTGTTGAAGTGGTATATTTCGTCTACAAAGGCTATGGCCGAGAGTCCGGAGCTCCTTTTTTCCGCGCGCGCACGTTCCACCAGGTCGCGCAGCGTCTCCACCTTCGCGCTGACGGCGTTTATTTCAAGCAGCGTGCGCCCTGTAGCGCGAGCCATGAGGCGCACAAGCGTCGTCTTTCCGACGCCGGGCGGCCCGTATAGGATGCAGCTTGGCGCGCGTCCGCCTTCAAGCAGAAGGCGCAGCGCCTTTCCTTTTCCAAGAATGTGGCTTTGCCCGGCGTATTCGTCAAGCGTCCGCGGGCGCATCCGTTCGGCTAATGGGATCTCGAATCCTTCCCCGCCTTCGTCCTGAAAGTCGAAAAGGCCGCTTTCCGCCATTATTTTATCTTTTTGCGTTCAATGAAGCGCATCAGGTCTAAGGAATTTTTCGGCGCGGCGCATACTTCCTCCGCCTCCGTAACTATCTCCGCCATCGGAAAACGGCTGGCCAGGAATCTGCTGACGACGTCGAACCAGAGTTCGCCCATCTCAGCCGGCGCAAAAGAGGCGCTCTTTTTCCATTCTTCCGGCGTCATTCTGCGTTCTGGGTCTATGCGGAAGCTGCCGACGCCCAGTGCCGCGGCGCGCATGAGCCAACAGTCCGCGTTGGGCGAGGTGTCGTCGGGCAGAGCGAAGCAGAGCTGCGCCGCGTTGGCAAGCCAGCGCTCGCCCTTTTTGGCGAATATCTCGCGGTATTCCCACGGCACGAGCGGCTTTGGCTCTTTCAGCTCTGCCACTAGGTCTTCAAGTGTTGGATAGGTGACGTCTGCCCAGGCGTCCCACTCCGCGGTATCTCTCTGTACAAGCGCCGCGCGCATCCCGGCTCTGCGGGCGCCCTGCAGGTCGTAGAGGAAATCCCCGATGTAGATGCAGCTGCTTGGGGCCGCACCCATCTCCGCCGCGGCCGCGTTCAGCGCGCGCGGGTCGGGCTTCACCCACGGAAAATTATCTCGCCCCCACGTTTTTTCGGGCAGCTCAAAACCTATCGCCGCGGCGCCGCGTCTTATTACATCCATGCAGTTGCGTGAAAGTATGCAGTACGGCACATCGTGCGAATCAAGCCACTCTATCA comes from the Cloacibacillus sp. genome and includes:
- a CDS encoding replication-associated recombination protein A, which produces MAESGLFDFQDEGGEGFEIPLAERMRPRTLDEYAGQSHILGKGKALRLLLEGGRAPSCILYGPPGVGKTTLVRLMARATGRTLLEINAVSAKVETLRDLVERARAEKRSSGLSAIAFVDEIYHFNSKQQNVLLPSVETGDLILVGTTTENPWFEINKTLLSRMIVYTLEPLKTEELAALLTRAMTDEDRGLGRLGVTAQEGIIEKIAALAGGDARQALTRLETAVTAAAMGGGSLLSEEILRESVGSATQRYDRNSNDHYAVISALIKSIRGSDPDAALYWLARMLEGGDDIRFITRRLCISAAEDIGLADPMALVVAQNAAAAVDRVGMPEANLILSEAVIYLAAAPKSNSAYLAIKAAQQNVRDGNIMEVPSHLRNDGEGYVYPHDSPGHWTPQAYLPEMRRFYFPEELGAEIKIKDRLKRLWKRFSADKNETEK
- a CDS encoding HAD-IA family hydrolase, with protein sequence MQIEKPYWSPAVCAGFLLDWDGVLAETRLDFSGIREKYYGGRRAMLLEEAETLPEGLRAEFFAELKELEMAGAEQATPVPGAFELIEWLDSHDVPYCILSRNCMDVIRRGAAAIGFELPEKTWGRDNFPWVKPDPRALNAAAAEMGAAPSSCIYIGDFLYDLQGARRAGMRAALVQRDTAEWDAWADVTYPTLEDLVAELKEPKPLVPWEYREIFAKKGERWLANAAQLCFALPDDTSPNADCWLMRAAALGVGSFRIDPERRMTPEEWKKSASFAPAEMGELWFDVVSRFLASRFPMAEIVTEAEEVCAAPKNSLDLMRFIERKKIK